TTGATAAGATAGCAcgaaaaagacaaaagaaacatTCACTATTTCGTTGGAGTTCATGTTCTCTGGTCTCAAAATCTGTCTGGAAGGATAAGCATTTCATATAAACCAACCGAATAAAGAAAAGGGGTAGTTCATGATTCACCAATGAAATTACTGTGTTAATCTAACAATCAGAGCTAAAAATATGAAACACTGATGAAAATTTTGGGCACAAATTCACCTAACCAGACACACCAGACAAAAAGAAATAGGAGGCAGTTTGAACAGGTCTATGATGTTACAATTTCTACATTCTCAGAAGCATAACTTTGGTGTTCTCTTACTGAAAGAACCCATGTTCTGCAAATGGGACAGATGGGTGTGTGGAGAATCCATGAGTCTATACAGTGCAGATGGAAGGTGTGATTGCAATTGGGCAACAACCTGCAGAAATCACCAACCTTGAAACTCTCCAAGCAAACAGCACAATCGACTGAGCTGCTGAACCCTCTTCTCTCTTCTGATGCTGATGCTGCTGCTGCCTCCTCGTACACAAAGCAAGGAAGGTTTTTGAGGTCACTAATGTTGTCTTCACCCAACATTCTTTTCATTCCACTCATGTTCTGCCTCTGTTGAGTACCTTCTTCATCAGTATTGTTCCCTCTGAAGACTCTCCCCACGATGCAGACATGGATAATCACCAAAATCGCTATACCCACAAACAACATGATCAAAGAAATCACAATCTCCATCACTGTGATCTTGCCCTTAGAGACAACCACCGATTGTAGCAACGGCGAACCACTGGTTGCTTTCGTCACAGCTCATATTagatatatattaagaaatatacAGTTCaacatttatcatataaaatatatgcagaGATATAGACAAAGAGATAGACACTAAAGAAGTAAGaagtaagaaaattaattagaaaactTGGAACTATTACTATCAATAAAACTGAAAAGCTTTTGCTTTTGGTTGTTGAGTGGTTAGAACCTGAATCAAGTGGCGTCTATAATGTGAAGAAGACCCAATTGAAAGAGTACTCAAGTTCACTACAGTTCAAATCCGAGTTAAATAGATAAAACTTATATAAGTCTAAATTTTACAatgaaaattcataaatttattattttaaatttttaattaaaaatattgtatgatTAGAGTTAGATCTTATTCTGTCTGAAATTTTTTTCCATTGATCATTATAAATGTGGGTTGAATGACGGTTATGAGAGccatcaaaatgggtcacaacccacGAGTTAACCCGGCTCATCACGGGTTcaggtcgggttgggtttgaaaaaattaaatttttttatgcgagtcagatttcaacccagtttatttaaacccggctcatgcgggttgaacccgtggtgggccgggttggcccgccaacccacctacctaattttattttttaatttattattttatttatgaaaccctaaaaaataaaaataaaatattctcttCACTTCACTgagtataccaaaaaagtaatctctgctctcacaaatcactctcacaaAACTTACTCTCATTTATGGTGCTGTCACTCTCATTTTTttactgaaattcttcaaggaacaagttttttctatgttttttgtgtttgtttttggatgacatttggattatattggactttttattattattttgaattgtcttcaatttaatatcttttttgggagtgaaataattttaaatttaaatacagaaagtttgtaattttttttatttaaaaaaattgtaattaaataggctagtgagccaacccctttatccaccaacccgtggtgggtcgagtcgggtttagatttttctgactcgctaataaatgagccgggttaggttggctcactaaatgaccaacccgtggtagaCCAAGCTGAGTCAAGCcaggttacccattttgacagttgTATCTATTACAATATATAACTAAGTTGTAACTATTACAATATATAACTACTTATCTAAGGGACACAGTGCAAAAGACTTATCAAGTTTAGAGGTGGTTTGAAATTGAAGAAAGTTTGAGAATTTTTCATGTAGTGAAAATGTAACCTCAATAGACCCAATAATTGCATAAATAACTTTGCAAAAAGAATTACTTTTGTAAAATACACCTTGGCATTGGAATGTATTTCTTTACTCTTTACAATTTCTAAAAGCATCACTAAAATTTTGaagttcatattttttattgagtttttatGTGCTGTCAATTTagtaattctttaaaattttatgttgttatattaaaaccaattttaatatattttgaactatcaaaatcaatatatatatatatatatatatcaatatttttttatggtcCAGCAGAAGAATCATACTATAAACGTTAAAAACTCAATGTTTTTTCTTACATTACCTGCaggaaaatcattaaaaaaatcttaaataaatatgtattattatcaGTATGcaatataaatgaattatttagtGGGTACAttaagaatttgatttttggGAAACTAAATTTAGgaactattaattattttttgttataaaatcgATGAAAGTTTAGTTTTCAAGAAGCTTAATTTTGAACAATAAGCATTATCGCTAGACGTTGTAAACCCACTGAAAATTAAATCCTTGCGAAGTGGAATAATACCGCAATCACTAGGAAGCCGAATCTCGGCGAGGCTTTCtgattttcttttgaaaatttaatgaaaaagaatttttattagtttttcgACACATAAGACTCTATTTTTCATGTTGCAAATTcaactttttgaaaattaattctCAACATGAATAATGAAAAAGTTTATTCAGATAAATAATTActtacatgtttattttgtaaaattaacaTAGACTATtaaggaaaaaatgaaaaaaaaaaaacactaaaaagaagTTTGTGAAAGTAGCGAAGGAATAAATGGTGAGAAATAGGCAGTCTGAAAGTAGCATTAGCGTACAACTATGTGTGTCAACATCATGAGATTAGCAAGGACCATTCACAGATTTTATATCGAATAATATCTGACACGTACTTCAACAACATAATATATCATGTTAATGATGCATGGTGCACAATAAAAACGTTCATAGTCATATTTAACTTTACCACCTACTCTATTT
This DNA window, taken from Vigna radiata var. radiata cultivar VC1973A chromosome 5, Vradiata_ver6, whole genome shotgun sequence, encodes the following:
- the LOC106760242 gene encoding RING-H2 finger protein ATL39-like, with amino-acid sequence MEIVISLIMLFVGIAILVIIHVCIVGRVFRGNNTDEEGTQQRQNMSGMKRMLGEDNISDLKNLPCFVYEEAAAASASEERRGFSSSVDCAVCLESFKVGDFCRLLPNCNHTFHLHCIDSWILHTPICPICRTWVLSVREHQSYASENVEIVTS